The Gadus chalcogrammus isolate NIFS_2021 chromosome 16, NIFS_Gcha_1.0, whole genome shotgun sequence DNA window AacgaatgtttttatttgttatacACTGAAAAGCCCAACTCATGCTGCATCCTGTTCTGAAAACTAAAGAGTACTATGTTGTCTAATGCAATATAAAAACGATTATAAGCTATTTCTACTATCTCTAAAGAGGGATCTTACACGCAGGAAGTTCGTTAAACACAGCATAAACATGATGTCTTATCAAGTCATATGATGCAGAAAATATTGCTctctgtatatgtatatgtttgaTTATATATTCATGCTGTACACATATTCAAGAATGCTTACATTTTTACATGACCGAAGCTCTCAGATAATTCAAACTATATTACCCGGTAGGTGGGATGACTGTCTGGAATCAGATTCTTACTAATCGTTTTGCTTATGCCAAATCCAAAGTCTGCATAcgtgaataaatacaacaaatacaaaacatataaatataaaaatcaaGTCTCTGTGGATGGTACCTTGACACCTGCCTTCTGAGTTTTACCGGTCAAGTTTCTCAGGGGCTTTTTTATTACAACAGATCTTTTGAGCGATAATTTTACCATAAAAAGAAGAACCATGTAGACGTTGGACCATGCACCTTAAAATAGGCAAGACTTTATATAGTCTATGGTCCAATTACAAGATATCAATGTTTTCTGTATATTTCCTCTTTCAATAAAGTCCTACTTGTCCCTggttcatcattattattatattgtatatctatatctatatctatatatatgggGGTCTACTGTCACCAGCCCTCATCAACCTGTATATGAACGGTTTATCTGACCAACGGCTGTGGAACTGGCTGTATGATTGGCAGCACTGTGATATAATGTATGCAGATGATTCGACCATTTTCTCTCCCAGTAGTGCTGGGTTGTTAAATACGTGTACAGAATAAGGTGTCATACATGATGTGCATTATAATTCAAACAAGAGCAGTGTGATGATATGTAGGGCGAAGGGAGATAAGGACCTCCACTTTCCACAATGTTATCTTTCTGGGGAAGAGCTTTGTGTTTGTTATAAAGCCAATACCTCAGGCCCTTTATAACAGATCAAATGTCTGACGATGACAATATTTCTCGTACATTATATGCCCAAGCAAGCTAATATGTTGGCAAGAACATTTCATAAGTGTTTTGATCATGTAAGGATATGTCTCTACTCTAGAGCTTATTGCACTCTCCTTTATACTGCCCCCTTATGGGGTAAGCTCAAAAAATCAAGTATGACAGACATCAGGTTGCTTACAATGATTGCCTTAGGATCTTTCTTAAAGAGCCAAGATGGAGCAGTGAGAGTGAGCTACTTGTGAATGCAGGAGTTAACACCTTACAAGCTTCATTGAGACACCATATATGTACAGATTTATCGGTCGCTTGAATGACTGAAAGAATTTAATTATAATGCTGCTGTCGAACCCAAGTTATAGTGCAGTATGCTATCATACCTTTGGAGACATTGGTATAAATGCCTTTTatcatttatgtttttattctaatgcatatgtgtgttgtCTATTTTTTGTCTTTTAAAGTGGACCTTGAGTCTAATAATAcaagttgatgatgatgatgatacataaatattatatatatatatatatatatatatatatatatatatatatatatatacacacaggtgCATCTCAATGAATTATAATATTGTGGAAATGTTAATTTAaataattcaattaaaaaaggGAAACTTATATTATAGAGATTCATTGCACCCATAGTGAAATACTTCAAGCCTTTATGTATTTTAATCTTGATGATTATGGCTTACAGCTCATGAAAACCCAAAACTCTGTATCAAGATTAATACAAACAAAGGCTTGAAATATTTAGGGAATACGGATGCAAATTAGCAGCTCTGCTATAAACCGGCATGTTTACAAAGATGTTTGAACATCAATGTTCATTAATGTGCACTGTCcctattaaaaaataaagcatttatTTCACTTTTGGTTGAATGAATCTACATAGAATATACAATATTGAAATTAATTTACTTTTCCACAATATTCTAATTAATTGAGATGCacctctgtaggcctatatatatatacacatatatatacttatatcgTTGTTGGATGAAGATATGTTGCAGCTTTtagatgatataataataacaactttaTTGGTTCTGTATTAATTGCAGCAGGACGAGAGGTTTGTTATGAGTCCGATGTAAACGTCCGGGTAATGACCTCGTTAGCATGATGCAAGGAGTCGTCCCCGAGGCGTGGTGTTAGCGGGTCGAAGGGTCCCAGCGGGCTGGAGGGTCTCAGCGGGCCGGACTACCGGACTGGGGGCCACCTGGAGGGGCGACACCTGGAAGCCAATTAGCCGGTGCGCTCCCACGTGTGGAGGAGGACCTCCGGAGTGGTTTGGCTTCAGCGTCTCCTTGCCGACGGTGGGGATGACCGTCCTCAGGAGTGACCAGCGGAACAACAGCGTCAGCAAGGGGATGCTTGTTATGTTGCTTTAACCAGCAGTTACTCTGTGGACACTCTGGGTGTGAAAGGTTAATGAGGTCAAACGGACGGCGAGGATGAGACGTTTGAAACATTCAGTCTCTAGAGAAGACAACAGTATTAGGGCCAGACCTGAGAGCCTCACAGCCTTCTCTGGTTCATCATTACAAAATAACATcataatatagatatattataatgtaataatgtgCATATCATAATATCACATCATAACATATacatatcataatatatatataataatatatcaagaatataatataaatatttcatAATCTACATGCATACATTATATACCATAGATACCGTGCCATACGGTATCTACTTATCATACAAcctatacaataaacaagaacTTTTTATTCTATGTAcctaaaatatctatttatttacagGATTCATTAAAAAATTGTCAAAGTATGAAAGTGAAGTGAAAAGACCTGAAAAAGGAGTTTAGAACTACGAGGATCAGTACATCGCAGGCTGTAGGAAGAGCTTCAAGGTCCCTGCTGGAGAAGTTTGACCTGACGACCCCGCAGTCATCATGAGCTCCCCGGGACAGCTGGGGCCAGGAAGAGGTTCCACCGGAGAACCCCTCAGGCACTACATCAGAGAACCCTGGAGAACCCTGGTTCACTACATCAGAGAACCCTGGAGAACCCTGGTTCACTACATCAGATAACCCTGGAGAACCCTGGTTCACTACATCAGAGAACCCTGGAGAACCCTGGTTCACTACATCAGAGAACCCTGGAGAACCCTGGTTCACTACATCAGAGAACCCTGGAGAACCCTGGTTCACTACATCAGAGAACCCTGGTGAACCCTGGTTCAATTACCAGAGAACCCTGGTTCTCTGATGTAGGGAGGCCACAAGGAGGTCttggcctctcctcctccttcactccctcatgAGGCCTCAAGGAGATCtgggcctctcctcctcctccttcacctcctcatgAGGCCTAAAGGAGGTCTtggcctctcctcttcctccttcacctcctcataAGGCCAAAAGGAGGTCTtggcctctcctcttcctccttcacctcctcatgAGGCCTAAAGGAGGTCTtggcctctcctcttcctccttcacctcctcataAGGCCTAAAGGAGGTCTtggcctctcctcttcctccttcacctcctcatgAGGCCTAAAGGAGGTCTtggcctctcctcttcctccttcacctcctcatgGGGCCTAAAGGAGGTCTtggcctctcctcttcctccttcacctcctcataAGGCCTAAAGGAGGTCTGGGCCACCTTAGGGATTGGTTTGGATAGGTATGTCACGTGACAAGTTCTTATTGGCTATGGGCAAGTCATGGGACATTAGGATCACAATAAAAGATGAGAAGATGATGCCACTCAAcccaggacagacagagagacagaaaagcagagagtagacagacagacagtgagcagacagactgacagacagacagctcctaCTCCTTTAAATGTCCAAAGTGTTTCTTATGTTGCCCACGTAGAGCAGCATGGCATTAGTCTCAGGTGTTGGACCCTCAGGGCTTTTACTGATGCAGTGATTGGTTTGTACTCCTCATCAGCATGAACCAGAGCTTCCTCTATACGGCGCTGTCTCTGACTGCCTACAGCCCCCCAGGCCTGCTGAACTATGTCTTCTTCGTGCTCTGCCTGCTCCTGTATGTGTTGACTCTGTGTGCTAATGTTCTTCTGATTGCTCTGATCCTCAGTGACCCCAACCTCCTCAAGCCCATGTACACCTTCCTGCTGCACCTGGCTCTCAATGGCATCGTGGGCTCGTGCGCTGTGTGTCCCAAGGTGATGCAGAGCCTGCTGTCCCGCGATCCCTTCATGTCCTACGGGGGCTGTCTGCTGCAGGTGCTCTTCGTCAATGTGTATGGGTCCTGTGCCTACGCCATCCTGGCGGTGATGGCTTACGACCGCTACATCTCCATCTGCAAGCCGCTGCAGTACCACACCATCATCACCCCCGGCCGGGTCCGGGGGCTGCTGGCCGCCGCCTACCTGTTCCCCGTGGGGCTGACGGCGGTGCAGGTGTACCTCACGTCTCAGCTGCCCCTCTGCCGCTTCGCCGTCAACAAGATGTTCTGTGACaacctggtggtggtgaagcTGGCGTGCTTCAGAAGAGACCTGGACAACGTGTACGGCCTGTTCATCGTCTGCAGCCTGGTGCTGTTCCCCTTGGTCTGCGTGCTGCTCTCCTACATGCAGATCTTATCCGTCAGCTGGAGGGCCTCCAAGGCCTCGCAGCGGAAAGCCCTGAGCACCTGTGCTCCTCacctcatcatcttcatcaactTCTCCACCATCATCTTCTACTCTGTGCTGTACAACCGGAGGGACAGCGTGTCGGTGCTGGGGAACTTCCTGAACTCCACCCTGTtcgccctgctgccccccctctTCCACCCCCTGGTGTACGGTCTCAGGACCAAGGAGATCCAGCGCTCCATCCAGAAGCTGCTCCtcgccgccccgccccgccccggccCGGCGCTGCCTCACCTACGGGTCGTACCTGTCGACCGGAGTCCGCATCCGGCCTCACGGCGGCTGGGGAGCTGACCAATCAGCTGAACCCTGGTTCATACCTCAAGTCTTATAATGACGTCTGGTTCTGTTCCACAAGGGTCCTTTATTGGCTTTTGTACAATAATCTGTTTATTATATGGAAGTATTTAGTTTATTTCAATCGTGGCTGGTAGTGTGGGTTTTATTCAGATTGTGTTGTTCAGACCCCCCTGTTTCCTGTACAGCTGAAACCCCTTCCTGTGCAGCACGTTTCTTGTTGTGTTGGCTGGAACCACTGTGTTGCTCCACTGGTCCAGAAGTGCTGCTGAAAGCACCTCATTAAACACGACAGTCTGAGCTCTGTGTTGTGGCGTCAGGCTGAGAGTGGTCTCACAAACATGAGGGAGAAACGCCAGCTACAGGGGTGACATCTTCCTATGAAATCATCATCATGTTCTCTAAACACCGGGTGACCATGGTAACCCCTCCATAGGGAGGAGCTAGGAACAATAACACCGTAGATGACAttaggacacatacacacactacagagTACATGATAAGCCTGTATGTAATGCTCTTGAATTGTGGCctattcttttttatttctagaaacgaaaaataaatacataaaattcactatacatctatatatatagaccaaaatattattaattattataatctCATAGCTAGTTGAGTGCTGCAAGCAGCgctcaatattttttttattcttaggctttattctttctttctttctttttttattattctctacaacaTTTGGTTTCCTACTCCTTCCACAGCTTTTCACCTATAGACTCCATTCGACTTTTACAATGTTCATATTTCCTCTGATTCTTGTGCAACTACTTTCCTAAATAAAATATCTTAGAGCTTTTTAAATATCCAACTCCTAATACCTTACATTTTTATAATGGAAGTCAATGAGAGGATGGCGAAGCCGTCAGCCAATTCTCAGACACTTCAAGGCGTAGACCATGAGGCCGCTGCACAGATGTCGTCAGCTGGCACTCCCCTGAGGGCAGCCCAGGACGTTGCCATACTTCTGGTTGAATGAGCCCTTATACCAGGCGGGACATGCATCCCGCTTGCTCTGTAGGCATGGGAAATAACGTCTACCAACCAATGGGACGGCCTCTGCTTCGAAAGAGGTATGCCCCTCTTTGCTGCCCCGTAGCAGACGAAAAGTTGGGAGTGTGCTCCCCTTCGTGGCTGTGTATGGGTCAGGTAAGCTCTCAAGGCCCTCACTGGGTACAAAGTGAGCAACCTCTCCTGCTCTGCCTGTGAGGCAGAGGCGGGCTGAAACGCATCCACCTCCAAAACCTGATTGATGGACTGCCTATTAACAACCTTTGGCAGAAAAGGCCGGATTTGGCCACAGTGAAACACTGGTGCCACCTTCCCTCCACCTGAGGCAATCGTCACTGACAGAGAGGGCACACAGCTCCCCAACCCGTCTTGCTGAGCAGAGGGCTAAAAGAAATGCTGTTTTAAGTGATGAAGAGCGTAGATCGGCATCCGCAATCGGCTCGTACGGAGCTTCAGTGAGTGATGCTAAAACCATCGGGAGGTCCCAGCCTGGTGCCCGTAGGGTACGGGCTGGGCGCAAACGGCGTGCTCCCTTCAAGAACTGGCCCACCAAGGGATGCCTCCCGAGAGGCCCGTTGTTCATGCCCTGGTGGAAAGCAGAAATGGTGAAGCGTAGACTTTCACCGTACTAACCGCCTTGCCTTGGTCCAGCTGGGACTGCAAGAAACGCAGCACGGGAGGCACAGGGCAAGCCGCTGCTGGCTCAATATCCATACTCTGGAACCAGCCTGAGAAAATTCTCCATCTGAGCGCATAGCTGGCTCTCGTAGATGGAGCCCTAGCGTTGTTGAGTGTCTCCTGAACAGACGCATCTAAACGCTCAGTGACGGGCTCTGTACTGGCCAAACCCAAAGGCGCAGGGCGACCGGGTTCTGATGCCATATCTGCCCACCTGCTTGTAGAAtagagaatagaatagaaagctttattgtcattgtacaagtacaacgaaatgcaatgagcagctccatacatgcatacatgtaatcgaatataaatatataataattacaaaagcaatatataatataaataaataaaaatttaaaataCACAGTAAAACTTAAATACACCGTAAAGACTaccaacagacaaaaaaaaaacgtcagtgCAGAACTGAGTTCAGTATGGTGACAGCTTTAGGAAAGAAGCTGTTCCTGAGTCTATTTGTTCTGGCATATATGGACCtgaagcgcctgccagagggcaacaGGTTGAAGAGATGGTAGCCGGGGTGGGGGTGTCCTTCAGGATGCCTCTGGCCCTGCTGAGACAGCGGGAGCCGTAGATGGTGCTTAAGGAAGGCAGAGGGCAGCCAGTGACTGCCTCTGCAGTCTCTTCCTGTTGGCCTCCGTGCAGCCTGAGTGCCACACTGACACAGCGTGGGTCAGCAGGCTCTCAACGGTGGAACGGTGGAAGGTC harbors:
- the LOC130406670 gene encoding olfactory receptor 2AT4-like translates to MNQSFLYTALSLTAYSPPGLLNYVFFVLCLLLYVLTLCANVLLIALILSDPNLLKPMYTFLLHLALNGIVGSCAVCPKVMQSLLSRDPFMSYGGCLLQVLFVNVYGSCAYAILAVMAYDRYISICKPLQYHTIITPGRVRGLLAAAYLFPVGLTAVQVYLTSQLPLCRFAVNKMFCDNLVVVKLACFRRDLDNVYGLFIVCSLVLFPLVCVLLSYMQILSVSWRASKASQRKALSTCAPHLIIFINFSTIIFYSVLYNRRDSVSVLGNFLNSTLFALLPPLFHPLVYGLRTKEIQRSIQKLLLAAPPRPGPALPHLRVVPVDRSPHPASRRLGS